CTCCCCTCGGCTGCTGCTGAGATGACACAGAGGAGGCGACGCAGTCCGCTGACGGAGATCCATCAAAACTGAAAACCATAGCCAAGCGGAACTTCCCGTGTCTCCTGGGggctttgtcagcctccaggagctTGAAATCCAGACAgcttaaaacatacacacatatgcacacaatgGTGGGAGAGTAACACCCAAAGGAAGACATTCTTATAGCTCATGAATTGGAAATCTTAGCTGACCTCATATTAAATGCATTGCCTCCAAATCCAAATGTcaaccttctccctcctccctttttgcACATATGCATGTAGGTGAAGATAATTAATAACGCAAGGTGAGAAAAGACACTCCCTTCATGTTTTAGTCCCCGAGGTgacttctgcttaaaaaaaaaaatcacagcagcTCTCCAACCCCTCCCCGACCTTGTCCACGTACCTCCATTCATTTCCTGGCCCAGAGACTTAAGGAGGTCACAAAGTTACACCTGCTTTCTGTTGTGCTTGAACTTCAATACTTAGGAAGGCAgcagtggagaaaggaaaaagaaagacgtGCCAGACGCTCTGGCTGGAGATGAGAGAAATGGTTTCCTGGGAGAAATCTAGGCTGGGCTCTGCTCCTGCTCTTGGTCACAGGTGTCTCCAGCCACTGTGGTGCCTGGGACAAAACTCTGCCTCTCATCCTGCAAAGTGAGGTAGCCCCTCTTCCTGTACTTCCGGATGCCAAAAATGGCCAGGACCATGACAGCTACCAGGATGGCCATGACCCCCAGGGTGATCCCGGCTGCTGCTCCTCCTGACAGGCCACTGCCATCCCCGTGGATGGTCTTCATGGCCCTGCGAAGCTCGAGCGGCTCTCCCAGCCTCCACAGGTGGGTCTGAGAATCTTTAATCCAGGATCTCGCAGTCTCACTATTGGTCACTATGACCGTGTTGGTGGCCACCTGACTCATGAGGGGTGGCCGGCAGTAAGGTGGGAGCCTGGCAGGGGGCAGAGACCCTCCCGTAAAAAGCCCGGCCTTGATGCAGTAAGACACTTGGCATCCATCGCTGATGAGGGCTAGGTGCTGACTGAAACCCCCGGgacatttttttaaggaaggtgCCCGTAAATCTCCAGTTACAGCAGAATCCACCAAGGGATTCCCAACGGTACAGCTAAAGAACCCACCAAAGGGGACTGAAAACCTGTATCCAATCTCATAGTCCTGAGAAGCACATACCTTGAGGTTTTCAAAAAGTCTCAATGGAAAATAGCCAGCCGGGCAGGACTGTGCATTGGTCAAAGGGTTTATGCTCTTCCCACTATAGAGGCCCCCAAAAAGTAGTCCTGAGTTTTCTGCTACTTGGCCTCTGGCCACACACCAAAACGCCCTAAATTCAGCCTTCGCCACTTGGAACACATCTTCACACACCGTCTTGCAGAAGATGAGGAAGGTGCACTTCCGTGGACACTCCAGGTGGTTATAACCCTCCTCGTGGATCTGGGATAGCAGTTGGATTGGGGAGTAGCCGGAGGGGCAGGAGAAATCGCCCGTGAGTGGATTCTTCTGCTCCAAGTTTTGGCAGAGTGAGACAACCTCATTCCCTGAGAGCTGAGTGCATTCCTGATAAACTCCGCCAAAGGAGAAATTGGTCATTTTCCCCTCGCAAGAGCCATCATCAGTGTTAGCCTGGAAATTGAAGTTGGGCGAGTTGAGATCCGTGCAACCAGGGTAAGTGTTAAATGCATAATAGCGTCTCACAGCAGTTTCCACCGTCTTAGACAACTTTCTCACCAAGGGCCCCGGCAAGTGAGGCAGCATGTCAGGGTTGATGAAGAAATACAGAGGCAGGCCGGCGCGGTCTACGGCCACCAGGTGGTTGGTGATGCCCTGCTGCCAGGTCTGGAGGGTGATGCCTGGGTAAAAGGGAAGCCCTCCGATGCTTTGCACCCTGGAGTTGGTCCTGTTTGAGAGGTAGTTCTTGGTGAAGGCATTCTGCGAGGTGTAGTTCTCCTCAAATTTGAAGTTCACAATGTTTAGGAAGGTGATTCCCGCAGATGCGGTCACAGCACTGTGGCTGCTCTGGCTGTCCTGGAGGAAGGAGGATCTGATGTGGTCCTCTTGGATGAGAGCAGCTCCGGCATCCACGCTAGTGATGACATGGGTACCATAGTTGAGGACCAGGAGTTCTGCCAGGTAGGTGGCCATCCGCGTCTGGTTGTTCTCCAGACAATCAGAAATGTCCATGAGCTCCTTCTTAAATCCCAAGCTTAGTTCTGCATCTGGGTTGATTTTGACTGTGTAGACCAGGTTTCTTACTTGAACCTGGGTAGTTACAGCTTGGTCCTTCACCTGAAGGGTCTTCATCCTCTGGAACTCAGGGGAGAACTTGCCGCTGACtttggaaaaaagagacagcTCCGAGTTGATGGAGTAGGAGGTGCTGCTCTGGTAATTCACCCAGGACTCCAGGATTTTTGAGTTCATCTCCAGGTtgctctgcttctggggaatggTAAAGATTTCATCCGGGATGATGTACTGTCCGTCTTCTGTGGTCCGGCAGTGAGTGTAGGTCAAGCCCATCACCCGTCCCATGTCCACATTCCGCAGATTATCCCAGCCGCCTCCAGGTAAGACTCCCAGAACAGGTAGTTTTAAGGCATTCTTGCATTTTTGAAAGCCAGCCTCATCTGTCACTTCCAGAGGCATGTCCATTTTCGCCCATGCTGCCACTGCCCAGAGAAGGACAGCACCCCTGAAGCGGTTCATGGCTCAGAGAGCCCCAGCCAGACACACCAGTCCTAAGCAGCAGCCAGAGAGCTTGGGGCTAACTGAACTGAGTTACTGAAGCAGAGTTCAGCATTTCTCCTAAAGCCACCAGTTCCCCTTTAGGCTAATCTCATGGTAAAATGGGGAAATGAGAGTTGATTGGAAAACCTAAGGTCCCTCAGGACTGAAAAAACTGTTGTACTAGATATGCAAACACAGCCCTAGATCCTTAACAGTTAACCCCCCTAactgcccctcacctcccccagccctaggcTGGTTACTCTGCAGCGGTCGTGGGCACTCAGAAATCTAAGTGCCACCACACACTGTACTGTCACCTCCACCAGAGCTTTCCATCTCTGAAAGAAagctttggttttgttctttgttcaCTCTCTTGATGCTTCAGAGTTTCCCTGACTGCTCGCTCTCAATATTTCAGTACTAGTTTGCTTTTACTGTGTGCAGAGTTGGCAATAAGTTGGTGCCTGCTAGGATAACTTtaatctttttattctgttgttaAGTGGATGTAACCAGTACAGGTGCATAGAAATGAATGTGGCTCTTCATTACTCAATTTTTCTTAAAGCAACAATTCATTTGTTAAGTTATTAGGAGAAGATAATTTCACGAATGTGCTTTTGTGTATAAATGCTAGATCTATTAGACCTCATTATTTAGAATAGTGTTTCCAGGCCCATTGATCTAGGACCAGGATTAATGGAAGCCCAGCTCTATTAACTCTTTGGGACAACTTGTGTGCATCTTATATTTAGAGGTAGCCAGGGAATCTAGAGGTTAATGGAAGTTCCCAATTGCACCCTTACGGCTCCCCAAATCCTGCATGAACCAGATGCAGTGCCAAGACTGAAAAAGTCATGTTTCAATTCACAGGCAACCTGCATGCCTTCTGGAAAGAAGGTTTCAAGGAACTGAA
This Camelus ferus isolate YT-003-E chromosome 10, BCGSAC_Cfer_1.0, whole genome shotgun sequence DNA region includes the following protein-coding sequences:
- the LOC102511332 gene encoding macrophage-expressed gene 1 protein, whose protein sequence is MNRFRGAVLLWAVAAWAKMDMPLEVTDEAGFQKCKNALKLPVLGVLPGGGWDNLRNVDMGRVMGLTYTHCRTTEDGQYIIPDEIFTIPQKQSNLEMNSKILESWVNYQSSTSYSINSELSLFSKVSGKFSPEFQRMKTLQVKDQAVTTQVQVRNLVYTVKINPDAELSLGFKKELMDISDCLENNQTRMATYLAELLVLNYGTHVITSVDAGAALIQEDHIRSSFLQDSQSSHSAVTASAGITFLNIVNFKFEENYTSQNAFTKNYLSNRTNSRVQSIGGLPFYPGITLQTWQQGITNHLVAVDRAGLPLYFFINPDMLPHLPGPLVRKLSKTVETAVRRYYAFNTYPGCTDLNSPNFNFQANTDDGSCEGKMTNFSFGGVYQECTQLSGNEVVSLCQNLEQKNPLTGDFSCPSGYSPIQLLSQIHEEGYNHLECPRKCTFLIFCKTVCEDVFQVAKAEFRAFWCVARGQVAENSGLLFGGLYSGKSINPLTNAQSCPAGYFPLRLFENLKVCASQDYEIGYRFSVPFGGFFSCTVGNPLVDSAVTGDLRAPSLKKCPGGFSQHLALISDGCQVSYCIKAGLFTGGSLPPARLPPYCRPPLMSQVATNTVIVTNSETARSWIKDSQTHLWRLGEPLELRRAMKTIHGDGSGLSGGAAAGITLGVMAILVAVMVLAIFGIRKYRKRGYLTLQDERQSFVPGTTVAGDTCDQEQEQSPA